A genomic window from Aquila chrysaetos chrysaetos chromosome 9, bAquChr1.4, whole genome shotgun sequence includes:
- the HAX1 gene encoding HCLS1-associated protein X-1 isoform X1, whose product MSFYDAFRSFFGFPGRRRPRDPLFGGTVWDEEEEEEKDAPSLAQPPQDFAFGFSPGGSRSAFEELFQDVGELLGVFGGFWAGPPQPFGGDGKGLPPPGAERGPGGRCGAPWVARPDPAPFAPPPPPAEPPLPGPSEGSMGRQLRDSMLKHPDSPAPGASPGGSERPSEPAQPWRPFLGVEDAHPAPPSLKEDQDLDSQVFSTGLGTILRPNEPKSHSYFQSISVTKVTLPDGVVEEHRTVQDSQGRRETTVTRRRGDQAFITTTKEDGQSKDYREEVVNMDDRELAQFAGTWPQQDELHAPNLSDPSSALGSFFRHWFSSW is encoded by the exons ATGAGCTTTTACGACGCGTTTCGCAGTTTCTTCGGGTTCCCGGGGCGGCGCAG GCCCCGGGACCCGCTCTTCGGCGGCACGGTGtgggacgaggaggaggaggaggagaaggacgCCCCGTCTCTGGCACAGCCTCCCCAGGACTTCGCCTTCGGTTTCAGCCCCGGCGGATCCCGCAGTGCCTTCGAGGAGCTGTTCCAGGACGTGGGCGAGCTCCTGGGCGTCTTCGGGGGGTTCTGGGCTGGGCCCCCGCAGCCCTTCggtggggatgggaaggggctGCCCCCACCGGGGGCTGAGCGGGGCCCTGGAGGCCGATGCGGAGCCCCCTGGGTGGCCCGGCCTGACCCGGCtccctttgcccccccccccccccccgcagagCCCCCTCTGCCCGGCCCCAGCGAGGGCAGCATGGGGCGGCAGCTGCGGGACTCCATGCTGAAGCACCCAGACAGTCCCGCTCCCGGTGCATCCCCAGGAGGTTCTGAGCGCCCCAGCGAGCCGGCCCAGCCCTGGAGGCCCTTCCTGGGG GTGGAAGACGCTCACCCGGCTCCTCCCAGCCTCAAGGAAGACCAAG ACCTGGACTCCCAGGTCTTCTCCACAGGGTTGGGGACCATCCTGAGACCCAACGAGCCCAAGTCCCACTCTTACTTCCAGAGCATCTCCGTCACCAAAGTAACTCTCCCCGACGGG GTGGTGGAGGAGCACCGGACCGTGCAGGACAGCCAGGGCCGCCGGGAGACAACGGTGACCCGCCGGAGGGGGGACCAGGCCTTCATCACCACCACCAAGGAGGACGGGCAGAGCAAGGACTACCGGGAGGAGGTGGTCAACATGGATGACC GGGAGCTGGCACAGTTCGCGGGCACGTGGCCACAGCAAGACGAGCTCCA
- the HAX1 gene encoding HCLS1-associated protein X-1 isoform X2: MSFYDAFRSFFGFPGRRRPRDPLFGGTVWDEEEEEEKDAPSLAQPPQDFAFGFSPGGSRSAFEELFQDVGELLGVFGGFWAGPPQPFEPPLPGPSEGSMGRQLRDSMLKHPDSPAPGASPGGSERPSEPAQPWRPFLGVEDAHPAPPSLKEDQDLDSQVFSTGLGTILRPNEPKSHSYFQSISVTKVTLPDGVVEEHRTVQDSQGRRETTVTRRRGDQAFITTTKEDGQSKDYREEVVNMDDRELAQFAGTWPQQDELHAPNLSDPSSALGSFFRHWFSSW, encoded by the exons ATGAGCTTTTACGACGCGTTTCGCAGTTTCTTCGGGTTCCCGGGGCGGCGCAG GCCCCGGGACCCGCTCTTCGGCGGCACGGTGtgggacgaggaggaggaggaggagaaggacgCCCCGTCTCTGGCACAGCCTCCCCAGGACTTCGCCTTCGGTTTCAGCCCCGGCGGATCCCGCAGTGCCTTCGAGGAGCTGTTCCAGGACGTGGGCGAGCTCCTGGGCGTCTTCGGGGGGTTCTGGGCTGGGCCCCCGCAGCCCTTCg agCCCCCTCTGCCCGGCCCCAGCGAGGGCAGCATGGGGCGGCAGCTGCGGGACTCCATGCTGAAGCACCCAGACAGTCCCGCTCCCGGTGCATCCCCAGGAGGTTCTGAGCGCCCCAGCGAGCCGGCCCAGCCCTGGAGGCCCTTCCTGGGG GTGGAAGACGCTCACCCGGCTCCTCCCAGCCTCAAGGAAGACCAAG ACCTGGACTCCCAGGTCTTCTCCACAGGGTTGGGGACCATCCTGAGACCCAACGAGCCCAAGTCCCACTCTTACTTCCAGAGCATCTCCGTCACCAAAGTAACTCTCCCCGACGGG GTGGTGGAGGAGCACCGGACCGTGCAGGACAGCCAGGGCCGCCGGGAGACAACGGTGACCCGCCGGAGGGGGGACCAGGCCTTCATCACCACCACCAAGGAGGACGGGCAGAGCAAGGACTACCGGGAGGAGGTGGTCAACATGGATGACC GGGAGCTGGCACAGTTCGCGGGCACGTGGCCACAGCAAGACGAGCTCCA